A region from the Benincasa hispida cultivar B227 chromosome 8, ASM972705v1, whole genome shotgun sequence genome encodes:
- the LOC120082888 gene encoding eukaryotic translation initiation factor 3 subunit A-like, giving the protein MASFVKPENALKRAEELINVGQKQDALQALHDLITSKKYRAWQKPLERIMFKYVELCVDMRKGRFAKDGLIQYRIVCQQVNVTSLEEVIKHFMHLSTEKAEQARTQAQALEEALDVDDLEADKRPEDLMLSYVSGEKGKDRSDRELVTPWFKFLWETYRTVLDILRNNSKLEALYAMTAHRAFQFCKVYKRTTEFRRLCEIIRNHLANLNKYRDQRDRPDLSAPESLQLYLDTRFEQLKVATELELWQEAFRSVEDIHGLMCMVKKTPKPSLMVVYYVKLTEIFWISDSNLYHAYAWLKLFSLQKSFNKNLSQKDLQLIASSVLLAALAVPPYDSKHGASHLELEHEKERNLRMANLIGFNLDSKLESRDVLSRANLFSELVSKGVLSCATQEVKDLYHLLEHEFFPLDLATKLQPLLNKISKLGGKLSSASSVPEVQLSQYVPALEKLATLRLLQQVSKVYQTMKIESLSQMIPFFDFSAVEKISVDAVKQNFIAMKVDHSRNIVLFGNLGIESEGLQDHLTVLAESLNKARAMIYPPVMKASKTGNILPDLADIVDKEHKRLLARKSIIEKRKEEQERQLLEMEREEESRRLKLLKITEEAEQKRLAAEYEQRKTQRLRREMEERELEEAQALLLEAEKRVGKKKGSRKPVLDSEKLTKQTLMQLALTEQLRERQEMEKKLQKLAKTMDYLERAKREEAATLIEAAFQQRLLEERMIHERDQQLEVELSKQRHEGDLKEKNRLSRMLESKKIFQERVISLRQEEFGRRRAEREEQIRQIIQARKAEREAKRKKIFYVRHEEERIRILREEEEARKREEAERRKKEEAERKAKLDAIAEKQMQRERELEEKERLRKESLFGGGRSADAPAAPASRPLESGTAAPAAAAAAAAAAAPSPGKYVPRFRRTEGSTTTAPPPESDRWGSSRPDNRPSQPDSWRSDDRRPAFGSSRSSWSSSRIPTRASTDR; this is encoded by the exons ATGGCGTCTTTTGTAAAGCCAGAGAATGCTTTAAAACGAGCTGAAG AGCTCATAAATGTTGGCCAGAAGCAAGATGCCTTGCAAGCCCTTCATGATCTTATCACTTCGAAGAAATATCGAGCATGGCAGAAACCTCTTGAgaggattatgtttaagtatgTTGAGCTCTGTGTGGACATGAGGAAAGGAAGGTTTGCTAAGGATGGTTTAATTCAATATCGAATTGTTTGCCAGCAAGTTAATGTTACTTCCTTGGAGGAAGTAATCAAGCACTTCATGCATCTTTCCACTGAAAAGGCAGAGCAGGCTCGTACTCAAGCTCAAGCCTTAGAAGAAGCTTTGGACGTTGATGATTTGGAAGCTGATAAAAGACCAGAAGATCTGATGCTTAGTTATGTTAGTGGTGAAAAGGGTAAAGATAGATCTGATCGGGAACTTGTTACCCCCTGGTTTAAATTTCTGTGGGAGACGTATCGAACAGTTCTTGATATACTAAGGAACAACTCAAAGTTGGAGGCACTTTATGCG ATGACAGCCCATCGTGCCTTCCAGTTCTGTAAAGTGTATAAAAGAACAACGGAATTTCGTAGATTATGTGAAATTATCAGAAATCATCTTGCTAATCTCAATAAGTATAGAGACCAAAGGGATCGGCCTGACCTTTCTGCTCCAGAGAGCTTGCAATTGTACCTTGACACAAGATTTGAACAGCTGAAAGTTGCCACAGAGCTTGAGCTCTGGCAG GAAGCTTTTCGTTCTGTGGAAGATATTCATGGTTTGATGTGCATGGTGAAGAAAACACCCAAACCATCCTTGATGGTGGTGTATTACGTCAAATTAACAGAGATCTTCTGGATATCAGATAGCAATCTTTATCATGCCTATGCATGGCTGAAACTTTTCTCCCTTCAGAAGAGTTTCAACAAAAATCTAAGCCAGAAGGATTTGCAGCTGATAGCTTCTTCTGTTCTTTTAGCAGCTCTTGCAGTACCCCCCTATGACTCTAAGCATGGTGCTTCTCATTTAGAACTTGAACATGAGAAAGAGCGGAATTTGAGGATGGCCAATCTTATAGGGTTCAATTTAGATTCCAAACTTGAAAGTAGAGATGTG CTTTCAAGGGCAAATCTTTTTTCTGAACTG GTGTCTAAAGGAGTCCTGAGCTGTGCAACTCAGGAAGTTAAAGATCTTTATCATCTTCTGGAGCATGAATTCTTCCCTCTTGATCTTGCAACAAAATTGCAACCCTTACTAAACAAAATATCAAAGCTTGGAGGAAAGCTTTCATCAGCTTCTTCTGTCCCTGAAGTGCAATTGTCTCAATATGTTCCGGCTCTTGAAAAACTTGCTACCCTGAGGCTACTTCAGCAG GTCTCCAAGGTGTATCAGACTATGAAAATTGAGAGTCTATCACAGATGATCCCATTTTTTGATTTTTCTGCTGTGGAGAAAATATCAGTTGATGCAgtcaaacaaaatttcattgcCATGAAAGTTGATCATTCAAGGAACATTGTGTTATTTGGCAATTTg GGTATTGAATCAGAAGGGCTTCAGGACCATCTGACTGTTCTTGCTGAATCCTTAAACAAAGCAAGAGCTATGATCTATCCTCCAGTTATGAAGGCATCAAAAACAGGTAATATATTGCCTGATTTGGCAGATATTGTCGATAAAGAGCACAAGAGGCTGCTTGCTCGGAAATCTATAATTGAGAAAAGGAAGGAAGAGCAGGAACGACAACTTTTGGAAATG GAACGCGAGGAGGAATCAAGAAGATTAAAATTGCTGAAGATAACGGAAGAGGCTGAGCAGAAACGGCTTGCTGCAGAATATGAACAAAGAAAAACCCAACGGCTTCGTAGGGAAATGGAAGAGCGAGAACTTGAAGAAGCACAGGCTTTACTTCTGGAAGCTGAAAAGCGTGTTGGTAAAAAGAAGGGAAGCAGGAAGCCGGTTCTCGACTCT GAAAAGTTGACGAAACAAACTTTAATGCAATTGGCCCTTACTGAACAATTAAGAGAGAGGCAGGAAATGGAGAAGAAGTTACAAAAACTAGCCAAAACTATGGATTATCTAGAAAGAGCAAAAAGAGAAGAGGCTGCGACGTTAATTGAAGCTGCATTTCAGCAACGGTTGCTTGAAGAGAGAATGATTCATGAACGTGATCAGCAG CTGGAGGTTGAGTTGAGCAAGCAACGCCATGAAGGTGACCTCAAGGAGAAGAATCGATTGTCTAGAATGTTAGAGAGTAAG AAAATTTTCCAAGAAAGAGTCATCAGTCTTCGCCAAGAGGAATTCGGCAGACGTAGAGCTGAGAGAGAAGAACAGATCAGGCAAATAATTCAGGCCCGGAAAGCAGAAAGGGAGGCTAAGAGGAAGAAAATCTTTTATGTAAGGCATGAAGAAGAGAGGATTAGAATATTACGTGAGGAGGAGGAAGCACGCAAGCGTGAAg AGGCGGAGAggagaaagaaggaagaagcTGAACGCAAGGCTAAATTGGATGCGATTGCTGAGAAGCAGATGCAGAGGGAGCGAGaattggaagaaaaagaaagactGAGGAAAGAAAGTCTCTTTGGTGGTGGCAGATCAGCTGATGCACCTGCTGCTCCTGCTTCTCGACCTTTGGAGTCGGGGACTGCTGCTCCTGCTGCTGCCGCCGCTGCTGCAGCGGCTGCTGCACCATCCCCAGGAAAATACGTGCCAAGGTTTCGTCGGACTGAAGGCTCCACCACAACCGCACCACCACCTGAATCTGATCGATGGGGAAGCAGCCGGCCTGATAATCGACCATCTCAACCGGATAGCTGGCGCAGTGATGATCGTAGACCTGCATTTGGAAGTTCAAGGTCATCATGGTCCTCTTCCCGCATTCCTACTCGTGCTAGCACGGACCGCTGA